A region of Fusarium keratoplasticum isolate Fu6.1 chromosome 6, whole genome shotgun sequence DNA encodes the following proteins:
- a CDS encoding UBR-type domain-containing protein — MSTDPPSASAPAQDAPQQAAPARKDSFSAKSEDSQTAAEFIRTQEALEADAREALPYSIESCTKILGPLRQAVFACLTCNPAPAKPGDDWTPAGVCYACSIQCHGEHTLVEIFQKRNFTCDCGTKRIPSTSPCTLRLNETTNTRGVHSEEPDVNNKYNHNFRNRFCGCECDYDPFQQKGTMFQCLGLGTHETGGCGEDWYHPGCLVGMGPNWFEKMEKPEKKPVKEGEEGAKLTTITEGNEDQPEAAQNGTQETAVEEEEDDEVPMPPGFPDEDAFEAFLCYKCVDAHPWIKRYAGTSGFLPAVFLNQAESAPKTEETASNDTKTATAEAAETSEAPSRKRKADDDAEDDTEAKRVKSETQTEEQAEKHTAPSEEASSTNGALPCKLNNFPPAPEGQFSLFLKEGFRDALCRCSSCFPLLNPHPQLLEEEEVYEPPLSDDGSQNGGNGGGSHGSGSLLERGESALRNVDRVRAIEGVMAYNHLKEKLKPFFQQFADSGETIGAEDIKAYFAKLRGDEQGIQEAGEKAAREGGGDGEGDNRKEQSGY; from the exons ATGTCGACAGATCCTCCCTCAGCTTCCGCGCCTGCGCAAGACGCTCCTCAGCAAGCTGCTCCAGCGCGCAAGGACAGCTTCTCTGCCAAGTCGGAAGACTCTCAAACCGCAGCCGA ATTCATCCGTACCCAGGAAGCTCTCGAAGCTGATGCCCGCGAGGCTCTGCCATAT AGCATCGAATCCTGCACCAAGATCCTTGGCCCTCTGCGACAAGCCGTATTCGCCTGTTTGACATGCAATCCCGCTCCCGCAAAGCCCGGTGATGACTGGACGCCCGCCGGCGTCTGCTACGCATGCTCCATCCAGTGCCACGGCGAGCACACCCTCGTCGAGATCTTCCAGAAGCGAAACTTTACATGCGACTGCGGAACCAAGCGCATCCCGTCCACGAGCCCATGCACGCTCCGCCTGAACGAGACGACCAACACCCGCGGAGTTCATTCGGAAGAGCCCGATGTGAATAACAAGTACAATCACAACTTCCGTAATCGCTTCTGCGGCTGCGAGTGCGACTATGATCCTTTTCAGCAAAAGGGCACCATGTTCCAGTGCCTGGGTCTGGGAACGCACGAGACTGGTGGTTGTGGCGAGGATTGGTATCACCCGGGCTGTCTCGTCGGTATGGGACCTAACTGgttcgagaagatggagaagcccgagaagaagccagtcAAGGAGGGTGAAGAGGGTGCCAAATTGACCACCATTACGGAGGGCAATGAAGATCAGCCAGAAGCTGCTCAGAACGGTACCCAGGAGACCGCCgtcgaagaggaggaggacgacgaggtccCGATGCCTCCAGGTTTCCCCGACGAGGATGCGTTTGAAGCCTTCCTGTGCTACAAGTGCGTTGATGCGCACCCTTGGATCAAGCGCTACGCCGGAACTTCAGGCTTTCTTCCCGCAGTATTCCTCAACCAGGCGGAGTCTGCTCCCAAGACTGAGGAGACAGCAAGCAACGACACCAAGACTGCTACAGCCGAGGCAGCTGAGACAAGCGAAGCTCCTTCGCGCAAGCGCAAGGCAGATGACGATGCGGAGGATGACACAGAGGCCAAGCGCGTAAAGAGCGAGACCCAGACCGAAGAACAAGCTGAAAAGCACACTGCTCCTTCAGAAGAGGCGTCATCTACCAACGGCGCCCTCCCCTGCAAACTCAATAACTTCCCCCCGGCCCCTGAGGGCCAattctctctcttcctcaaggaaGGCTTCCGCGACGCCCTCTGCcgctgctcctcctgcttcCCTCTCCTCAACCCCCACCCCCAGctcctggaggaggaggaagttTACGAGCCGCCCCTGTCCGATGACGGTTCCCAGAACGGTGGCAACGGTGGCGGCTCCCACGGTAGTGGTAGTCTCCTCGAGCGTGGGGAGAGCGCCCTGCGCAACGTGGATCGCGTGCGAGCCATCGAAGGCGTTATGGCGTACAATCacctcaaggagaagctcaagccctTCTTTCAGCAGTTTGCCGACAGCGGCGAGACCATCGGTGCTGAAGACATCAAGGCCTACTTTGCCAAGCTGAGAGGTGACGAGCAGGGTATCCAGGAGGCCGGAGAGAAGGCAGCCAGagagggtggtggtgatggagagggagaTAATCGGAAGGAGCAGAGTGGATATTGA
- a CDS encoding F-box domain-containing protein, protein MDPSRPPQLPPVRPVPITRELVSKLTHNDEEEDKHNRMLVIRDLKLSKLRRIHPKTRMEPLGLLDTLPPEILLCILEYLDFKSLLRLTQVCLRGKQTVESMPAYREMRLYAGDSLIALGKTRLLQQHSAALLRQTLRSGYCVSCFDYGGFLFLPTCERVCFECMHKNRGFHMMTLNTAKKCFDLTDKQLKSIPTLYSIPNTYNVRNYISRKRMIRFVCAKQVKKLALQVHGPENWPNSSPRPRPGG, encoded by the coding sequence ATGGATCCATCTAGACCGCCTCAATTACCGCCAGTACGCCCGGTACCCATAACCCGCGAACTCGTATCAAAACTCACACATaatgatgaagaagaggacaaaCACAATAGGATGCTGGTCATCCGAGACCTCAAACTCTCCAAGCTGAGACGCATCCATCCAAAGACTCGGATGGAACCCCTCGGCCTCCTGGACACTCTCCCCCCAGAAATCCTCCTCTGCATCTTGGAGTACCTCGACTTTAAATCTCTGCTCCGCCTCACACAGGTTTGCCTGCGAGGAAAACAGACTGTCGAGTCGATGCCTGCATACAGAGAGATGCGTCTGTACGCGGGAGACTCCCTCATCGCCCTGGGCAAGACTCGTCTACTGCAACAGCACTCGGCTGCTCTCCTCCGCCAGACGCTCCGCTCTGGCTACTGTGTCTCCTGCTTCGACTACGGCGGGTTTCTGTTCCTGCCGACGTGCGAGAGGGTCTGCTTCGAGTGCATGCACAAGAACCGAGGCTTCCATATGATGACGCTCAACACGGCAAAGAAGTGCTTCGACCTGACGGATAAGCAGCTCAAGAGCATACCCACCCTATATAGCATCCCCAACACCTACAACGTCAGGAACTACATCTCACGGAAGCGCATGATCCGCTTCGTGTGTGCcaagcaggtcaagaagctggccCTTCAAGTCCACGGCCCCGAAAATTGGCCAAACTCATCCCCAAGGCCCCGCCCCGGGGGATAG
- a CDS encoding SGL domain-containing protein translates to MRMIFGSWVFGLLNATTLSPTPESANINARQLIELPNVWIENIALRSNGNLLLTTFGNGDIYSVDPSIPEARVVAKVKDIDALTGIAEVETDRFVVSGGIYDGGTYFEEGSMKILLVDFRECRESHHGGPSVRPILEGKDAGFINGMTSLPHHQHIVLGAASWTGEIWRINTKARTAEVILQDDMLAAIPAGPYPLGVNGLKISRGYLYFTNTGRQLFGRFKIDKYGNKIGDFEVIWQAPAGTKIAPDDFSLDQDGNAFVGCFPDLLIKITPDGEQTVLINGTLAGATSTTFSKDGKSLFVVTTGKGVEGISGGQVVQVDL, encoded by the coding sequence ATGCGTATGATATTTGGTTCTTGGGTGTTTGGCCTTCTCAATGCCACCACTCTTTCCCCTACTCCCGAGTCTGCCAATATCAACGCACGGCAGCTCATCGAACTCCCCAACGTCTGGATCGAAAACATCGCCTTGCGCTCCAACGGCAACCTTCTTCTTACAACATTTGGAAATGGCGACATATACTCTGTGGATCCCTCGATTCCAGAGGCCCGTGTCGTTGCCAAAGTCAAAGACATTGACGCCCTCACTGGGATCGCAGAGGTCGAGACGGACCGCTTTGTCGTTTCGGGGGGCATCTATGACGGAGGAACTTACTTTGAGGAGGGGTCTATGAAGATCTTGCTTGTCGACTTTCGAGAGTGCAGAGAGTCTCACCATGGTGGCCCATCAGTTCGCCCCATTCTTGAGGGCAAAGATGCCGGTTTTATCAACGGCATGACTTCCCTACCACACCACCAGCACATTGTTCTCGGCGCAGCTTCTTGGACAGGCGAGATTTGGCGAATCAACACAAAGGCTCGAACTGCTGAGGTCATCTTGCAAGACGACATGCTGGCTGCTATCCCAGCTGGGCCTTATCCTCTCGGTGTCAACGGTCTCAAAATTTCGCGAGGTTATCTCTACTTTACCAACACTGGTCGTCAGCTTTTTGGGCGCTTCAAAATCGATAAATACGGCAACAAGATTGGTGACTTCGAAGTTATATGGCAAGCACCGGCTGGCACGAAAATTGCCCCTGATGACTTTTCGTTGGATCAGGATGGGAACGCGTTTGTTGGTTGCTTCCCTGATTTGTTGATCAAGATCACCCCGGATGGTGAACAAACTGTTCTTATTAATGGGACGCTTGCCGGAGCGACCAGCACCACTTTCAGCAAAGATGGTAAAAGCCTTTTTGTCGTCACAACTGGAAAGGGAGTGGAAGGCATATCGGGTGGCCAGGTTGTTCAGGTCGACCTTTGA
- a CDS encoding NACHT domain-containing protein, whose product MASLKRKRLNSASDRRTANTTGPVHAEGSSRVQVGNSFTEVHNHEGRQANDECLRDLRTTDPRIDKTRIENDKGGLVQGSCNWVLEDSNFQQWRQGTNDRLLWVKGDPGKGKTMLLCGLIDELKKSQPSLSYFFCQATDSRINNATSVLRGLIYLLVVQDTSLTRHVRNKWDHGGKSTFDSPNGWHTLCNIFEDILHDHSKPTCLVIDALDECEGDSLSSLLNLIVSTASKFHHIKWLVSSRNLHDIERGLGGANVGGKLDISLEANASLVSKAVANYIDYKIDNLAKLSSELDLRKDVKETMQQKANGTFLWAALTLDQLNAEEDEELQDNSEMLDILNQVPEGLTNLYDRMWRQVSAQGSKNSRSCKVILATMFLAYRPLQLQELPMLAGFRGNLANHDTLVKLVRRCGSFLTIQQDADTVHFVHQSAKDFLTDNKNAFDGIFPSGMGGGHHQLFSRSVEAMATGLRQNIYGLRNPGVLTSEIEVPVPDPLAAMRYACVRWLDHFYEWVSSKRDRDQNDANDVVTFLQDKYLYWLEALGLCGNVIEGIASIRKLEALAAHNQWDHLATLVRDARRFVLANRQGIETAPLQVYVSALIFCPTSSWVRERFETMIPEWIKKKPIIQPEWDACLLTLEGHENDVVYLAFSPDSRIIASSSWNGVIKIWDPYTGACLNTISGHPSRAFELAFISNGPSTILASAGEESGGYSIKIWDPFNGGPPQRTFTMPNNMTHTIAFTEGGKTVVWVDEAGTLIKFDLDTGAFLDPIKLPAKPIAVSPDGQTIITYSSPERGCRVWAWDNPETDRLTLDGCIPKNDYVVFSPDSTKLVCVSETRDGHIQMWNLTTGFCFTTLYDSYDSVSRSLAFSPDGTMVAFGNAMDGAVNLCDTIIGTVQVFSGHSDTIWAVAISPNGRLSASGGDDKTIKIWDPTVRAPLDSDTGPNLGPQGWLLSPNGLWVASLIYDDDIRMWSSVTSEYVFNLRGPLPGWDGELADILEFSPCDRWLAFDGPGSIEIWDTTTWKIQHEFKGFRFSLSTNILALVPVESETIEIWDLHTGKLVSTFSSPLCEHDDYPQISFSPNGLWLALASWEGLEIWDWAAKKCIQVVNGYPDEISWHPTHGGLLHTFHGSYCVQGSTGNCSVDKVQTQDEYDEDEDQIQMIKDGEWITVQGLPVLWVPPQYRPRFRYHEDYGPVEERAVDCNKSGIAMLDNCNRVIYIEFDVPEIALKF is encoded by the exons ATGGCATCGCTCAAACGCAAACGCTTGAATAGCGCATCCGATAGGCGTACAGCTAACACGACCGGGCCCGTACATGCCGAAGGGAGTAGCAGAGTTCAGGTTGGGAACTCGTTCACAGAGGTTCACAACCACGAAGGACGACAAGCCAACGACGAATGTCTTCGAGATCTACGAACGACCGACCCACGCATAGACAAGACGCGAATCGAGAATGACAAAGGAGGGTTAGTGCAGGGCTCGTGCAACTGGGTTCTGGAGGACTCCAACTTCCAGCAATGGAGACAGGGAACAAATGATCGTCTTCTTTGGGTCAAGGGTGACCCGGGAAAGGGCAAAACCATGCTCCTTTGTGGTCTCATCGACGAGTTGAAAAAATCTCAACCTTCTCTATCCTACTTCTTCTGCCAAGCTACCGACTCCAGGATTAACAACGCAACATCGGTCCTGCGAGGCCTCATCTACCTCCTTGTGGTCCAGGACACATCTCTAACTCGACATGTGCGCAACAAGTGGGACCATGGAGGCAAGTCGACTTTCGACTCTCCAAATGGATGGCATACCCTGTGCAACATTTTCGAGGATATACTGCATGACCATTCCAAGCCAACTTGTCTTGTCATCGACGCACTTGACGAGTGCGAGGGCGACTCTCTGTCTTCACTTCTCAACTTGATTGTCTCCACGGCCTCCAAATTTCATCACATCAAGTGGCTTGTCTCCAGCCGCAACCTACACGATATCGAACGTGGATTGGGAGGCGCCAATGTTGGTGGGAAGCTTGACATAAGCCTCGAAGCAAACGCTAGTCTCGTATCCAAAGCGGTTGCTAACTACATCGATTACAAAATAGACAACCTTGCGAAGCTCAGTTCCGAACTAGACTTGCGCAAGGATGTCAAAGAAACGATGCAACAAAAAGCCAATGGCACATTTCTTTGGGCAGCTCTCACCCTTGACCAGTTGAACgcagaagaggatgaggagctgCAGGACAACTCTGAGATGTTGGACATTCTCAACCAAGTACCCGAAGGATTGACCAACCTCTACGATAGGATGTGGAGGCAGGTCAGCGCTCAGGGTTCAAAGAACTCCAGGTCATGCAAAGTTATCCTTGCAACTATGTTTCTTGCATACCGACCACTCCAGCTCCAGGAACTGCCCATGCTTGCAGGTTTCAGGGGCAACCTTGCCAACCATGACACACTCGTAAAACTTGTCAGGCGATGTGGGTCTTTCTTGACTATCCAGCAAGACGCAGATACAGTCCACTTTGTTCATCAGTCGGCCAAAGACTTTCTCACTGACAACAAGAATGCCTTTGATGGAATTTTTCCATCTGGCATGGGAGGCGGCCACCATCAACTGTTTTCTCGATcagtcgaggccatggctACTGGCCTACGGCAAAACATCTATGGCTTGCGCAATCCAGGAGTTTTGACCAGCGAAATCGAGGTCCCAGTGCCAGACCCTCTTGCTGCGATGCGATACGCGTGTGTTCGCTGGCTTGACCATTTCTACGAATGGGTTTCTTCGAAACGAGATCGAGACCAAAATGATGCAAATGATGTCGTTACTTTCCTGCAAGACAAATATCTCTACTGGCTTGAGGCCCTTGGTCTTTGTGGAAACGTCATCGAAGGAATTGCCTCTATCAGAaagcttgaagctcttgCG GCACACAATCAGTGGGACCATCTGGCGACCCTGGTTCGTGATGCTCGGCGATTTGTCCTTGCCAACAGACAAGGAATAGAGACAGCCCCATTGCAGGTTTACGTTTCAGCACTCATCTTCTGTCCAACTTCCAGCTGGGTGCGGGAGAGGTTCGAGACGATGATACCAGAATGGATCAAGAAGAAACCGATAATTCAACCTGAATGGGATGCATGCTTATTGACTCTTGAGGGTCACGAGAACGACGTTGTATACTTGGCATTTTCTCCCGACAGCAGGATCATTGCGTCCAGCAGTTGGAACGGAGTCATTAAAATTTGGGATCCATACACAGGAGCATGTTTGAACACCATTTCGGGTCATCCCTCGAGGGCTTTCGAGTTGGCCTTTATATCTAACGGGCCCAGCACCATTCTGGCGTCTGCAGGAGAAGAGTCCGGTGGCTATTCAATCAAGATTTGGGATCCTTTCAATGGAGGCCCGCCACAAAGAACATTCACCATGCCCAACAACATGACACACACCATTGCATTTACAGAAGGCGGCAAAACGGTGGTGTGGGTGGATGAAGCGGGCACCTTGATCAAGTTTGATCTTGACACCGGAGCATTCCTGGACCCGATCAAGCTTCCTGCCAAGCCCATTGCAGTTTCGCCAGACGGCCAGACTATCATCACATATTCAAGTCCTGAGAGGGGTTGCCGAGTTTGGGCCTGGGACAATCCGGAAACAGACCGTCTCACATTAGATGGTTGTATTCCAAAAAATGACTATGTGGTGTTTTCCCCAGACAGCACAAAGCTGGTATGTGTCTCCGAAACTAGAGATGGCCACATCCAAATGTGGAATTTGACCACAGGCTTTTGTTTCACCACTCTTTACGATTCATACGACTCCGTCTCGCGGAGCCTTGCCTTTTCACCGGACGGAACAATGGTGGCTTTTGGAAATGCTATGGATGGCGCGGTCAACCTATGCGATACAATAATAGGCACGGTCCAGGTGTTTAGCGGCCATAGCGATACTATTTGGGCGGTGGCCATCTCTCCAAACGGCAGACTATCGGCATCAGGGGGCGACGACAAGACAATCAAGATCTGGGATCCGACTGTCAGAGCGCCACTGGACTCTGACACAGGTCCAAATCTGGGGCCCCAAGGCTGGCTTCTGTCGCCGAATGGTTTGTGGGTTGCTTCCCTGATatacgacgacgacattaGAATGTGGAGCTCAGTGACGAGCGAATATGTTTTCAATCTACGCGGACCCCTACCAGGATGGGACGGCGAGCTGGCAGACATCCTGGAATTCTCACCCTGCGACAGGTGGCTAGCCTTTGATGGTCCTGGTAGTATCGAAATCTGGGACACGACAACATGGAAAATTCAACACGAATTCAAGGGCTTCCGCTTCTCACTGTCAACCAACATCTTGGCATTGGTACCCGTCGAGAGTGAGACCATTGAGATCTGGGACTTGCACACCGGCAAACTGGTATCAACATTTTCGAGCCCTCTGTGTGAGCATGATGATTACCCACAAATTTCTTTTTCCCCAAACGGGCTGTGGTTGGCGTTAGCCTCATGGGAAGGGCTTGAGATATGGGATTGGGCTGCGAAGAAGTGCATACAGGTGGTCAATGGATATCCAGATGAAATTTCATGGCATCCGACTCATGGTGGTTTGCTTCACACTTTTCATGGTAGCTATTGCGTTCAAGGGTCCACGGGAAACTGCTCGGTCGACAAGGTTCAAACGCAGGATGAGtacgatgaggacgaagaccAAATTCAAATGATCAAAGACGGTGAATGGATCACAGTCCAAGGATTACCGGTGCTTTGGGTCCCTCCTCAGTACCGGCCTCGCTTCAGGTACCATGAGGATTATGGTCCGGTTGAGGAAAGGGCGGTAGATTGTAACAAGTCAGGGATTGCTATGCTGGACAACTGCAACCGGGTGATTTATATTGAGTTTGACGTCCCCGAGATAGCTCTCAAGTTTTAG
- a CDS encoding Nitroreductase domain-containing protein has product MAQDQTIHRAAEQSAHDAVAKTILARHSTRAFCTGRKVPLSIIEECLSIAQHAPSSTNIQPWRLTLVSGPPLERLSASLISAFENKTELQIPTIPESYQNYRSELGHHIYGPNGYNIAREDTESMMKTLISNFKFYNAPIVAVVCIDKELNKSDVLSVGIYLQTLLLLLTERGLGTQVSVAPAGYPDVIRKELGIEEKMDILCTVGIGYENEQEHINSLKMPRDDWKKSVKFVLN; this is encoded by the coding sequence atggcccagGACCAGACCATCCATCGCGCCGCAGAGCAATCTGCCCACGACGCTGTTGCAAAGACCATTCTGGCTCGTCATAGCACCCGAGCCTTTTGCACAGGTCGAAAAGTACCACTATCCATCATCGAGGAATGCCTCAGCATAGCCCAGCACGCACCCTCGTCGACAAACATCCAACCGTGGCGCCTGACGCTTGTATCTGGCCCTCCTCTAGAACGCCTGTCGGCctctctcatctcagccTTTGAGAACAAGACCGAGTTACAGATCCCCACGATCCCAGAGTCGTACCAGAACTACCGGTCCGAACTGGGTCACCACATCTATGGGCCTAACGGATACAACATTGCCCGCGAGGATACCgagtcgatgatgaagacttTGATCAGCAACTTTAAGTTTTACAACGCCCCGATTGTTGCCGTGGTCTGCATCGACAAGGAGCTGAACAAGTCTGATGTTCTCTCCGTGGGAATCTACCTTCAGACACTACTCCTGTTGTTGACCGAGAGAGGGCTGGGCACACAGGTGTCTGTTGCTCCGGCTGGTTATCCTGATGTTATTAGAAAAGAACTGGGGATTGAAGAAAAAATGGATATCTTGTGCACGGTGGGCATTGGATACGAGAATGAGCAAGAGCACATCAATTCTTTAAAGATGCCGAGGGACGATTGGAAGAAGAGTGTAAAATTTGTGCTAAACTAA